One genomic segment of Candidatus Binataceae bacterium includes these proteins:
- a CDS encoding DUF4396 domain-containing protein, whose translation MLSGVILAWFVLTALSVAFVAIDIRNTPESPVLKWGFVLVTLFTGPIGAILYVLGCREPLAGTHEQYVAAQWRQTLGSTMHCVAGDGVGILAGAVIGGFLLLPAALDITMEYVLGFAFGLGIFQALFMRDMVGGSYPRALARSFIPELTSMNCLMAGMIAVAMILKSRIPRATSPLSPAFWFVMSMALMTGFIAAYPMNWWLVARRLKHGMLTVRRAGAAAHEGMAGAQQMGAMTEHSGHAPPAVAAITIGIVIVLSFLIMAAGIAIGVAFS comes from the coding sequence ATGCTCAGCGGCGTTATTCTGGCCTGGTTTGTTCTGACCGCTCTGTCGGTCGCCTTCGTGGCGATCGATATCCGTAACACTCCCGAATCGCCGGTCCTGAAATGGGGCTTCGTACTGGTGACGCTCTTCACCGGTCCCATCGGCGCGATTCTCTATGTACTCGGCTGCCGCGAGCCCCTGGCCGGCACGCACGAGCAATACGTCGCCGCGCAATGGCGGCAGACACTGGGCTCTACGATGCACTGTGTCGCGGGGGACGGCGTCGGCATTCTAGCCGGCGCGGTCATCGGCGGTTTCCTGCTGCTGCCTGCCGCGCTCGACATCACCATGGAGTATGTCCTCGGGTTCGCTTTCGGATTGGGAATCTTCCAGGCCCTTTTCATGCGCGACATGGTCGGCGGCTCGTACCCTCGCGCGCTGGCCAGGTCCTTCATCCCCGAGCTTACCTCGATGAACTGTCTGATGGCGGGAATGATTGCGGTCGCGATGATCCTCAAGTCGCGGATTCCCCGCGCGACGAGCCCGCTCTCACCCGCCTTCTGGTTCGTCATGAGCATGGCCCTGATGACCGGATTCATCGCTGCCTATCCGATGAATTGGTGGCTGGTTGCGCGCCGGCTCAAGCACGGAATGCTGACGGTGCGTCGAGCCGGCGCCGCAGCTCACGAGGGTATGGCCGGCGCCCAGCAGATGGGTGCGATGACCGAGCATTCGGGTCATGCCCCGCCCGCAGTGGCGGCGATCACGATCGGGATAGTGATCGTGCTGTCGTTTTTGATCATGGCGGCCGGGATCGCAATCGGCGTCGCTTTCTCGTAA
- a CDS encoding phosphotransferase family protein: protein MAGTDEITPEFGEVRQEEQLDWAKLAAYLRERLPDADRPLTVKQFRGGHSNLTYLLRFGDREWVMRRPPFGPLPVGGHDMGREYRVLSRVWEVFTPAPRGMLYCEDPAIVGAPFFVMERRKGILIRMRQALPPELPMDPASLRKLSEGFVDTLADLHAVNYQAIGLGELGKPDGFLKRQITGWMGRWEKAKTREVPLMEKLGGWFLDHLPDSPPPSLIHNDYYLHNLMIDFADPGQVVGVFDWEMSTIGDPLVDFGVALGYWREPDDPPDLLATGEGEVHTLRPGFMSRDELIHRYATRTGRDLSNMPYYWAWAHWKNATVVEQIYVRYVRGQTTDPRFAGMGTHPPALASAAARIARRLGFRD from the coding sequence ATGGCAGGGACCGACGAAATAACCCCCGAATTTGGCGAGGTTCGCCAAGAAGAGCAGCTCGATTGGGCGAAGCTCGCCGCCTATCTGCGCGAACGGCTGCCCGATGCGGATCGCCCGTTAACCGTGAAGCAATTCCGTGGTGGGCATTCAAACCTGACCTATCTCCTTCGCTTCGGCGATCGCGAATGGGTGATGCGCCGGCCGCCGTTCGGTCCCTTGCCGGTCGGCGGCCATGACATGGGCCGCGAGTATCGTGTGCTGTCGCGGGTCTGGGAAGTATTCACGCCGGCACCGCGTGGGATGTTGTATTGCGAAGACCCCGCGATAGTTGGCGCACCGTTCTTCGTAATGGAACGGCGCAAAGGAATTCTCATCCGGATGCGGCAGGCGCTGCCTCCGGAACTGCCGATGGATCCAGCCTCGCTGCGCAAGTTGTCGGAGGGGTTTGTCGACACACTTGCCGATCTACATGCGGTTAACTACCAAGCCATCGGACTCGGCGAGCTGGGGAAGCCCGATGGATTTCTCAAGCGGCAAATCACCGGGTGGATGGGGCGTTGGGAGAAGGCCAAGACGCGCGAAGTTCCGTTGATGGAAAAACTCGGCGGGTGGTTCCTCGATCACCTGCCGGATTCACCGCCGCCATCACTGATTCATAACGACTACTACCTGCATAACCTCATGATCGATTTTGCCGATCCCGGGCAGGTCGTCGGGGTCTTCGATTGGGAAATGTCGACGATTGGCGATCCTTTGGTCGATTTTGGAGTAGCGCTCGGCTACTGGCGTGAGCCGGACGATCCCCCGGATCTGCTGGCGACTGGCGAAGGGGAAGTGCATACGCTGCGCCCGGGGTTCATGAGCCGCGATGAACTGATCCATCGGTATGCGACCCGCACCGGTCGCGACCTGAGCAACATGCCCTATTACTGGGCGTGGGCGCATTGGAAGAACGCAACGGTGGTGGAACAGATCTATGTTCGTTACGTGCGCGGTCAGACCACGGACCCACGGTTTGCGGGCATGGGAACGCACCCGCCGGCACTGGCATCGGCAGCAGCGCGCATCGCGCGGCGACTAGGATTCAGAGACTGA
- a CDS encoding xanthine dehydrogenase family protein subunit M, protein MHAFNYEAPSTLADALKIMKAHGDKARPICGGTDLLIQMRAGVRQPDFIVDIKRIKEMRELKFNARTGLRLGAVVSCIDVAENAEMQRHYPGLTEAAHLIGSLQIQNRASVGGNLCNGSPAADTTPALIALRARGRIVGPRSEREVPVEEFVVSPGRTILKPGELLVQLMIPAPAPHSSDAYLRFIPRNEMDIAVVGVGASVTLNGDTIKAARIGLGAVAATPLFADKASESLIGKKLDEHALATAARLASEQASPIDDMRGTAEYRIHVTGVLTRRALTIATERARKH, encoded by the coding sequence TTGCACGCATTTAATTACGAAGCTCCTTCGACGCTGGCCGATGCGCTCAAAATCATGAAGGCGCACGGCGACAAGGCGCGGCCGATCTGCGGAGGTACCGATCTGTTGATCCAGATGCGCGCCGGTGTCCGACAGCCCGATTTTATTGTCGATATCAAGCGCATCAAGGAGATGCGCGAACTCAAGTTCAACGCCAGGACGGGCCTGCGGCTTGGTGCGGTGGTGTCGTGCATCGATGTCGCCGAGAACGCCGAGATGCAGCGGCATTACCCTGGCCTGACTGAGGCAGCGCACCTGATTGGCTCGCTGCAAATCCAGAATCGCGCATCGGTGGGAGGAAACCTATGCAACGGTTCTCCGGCCGCGGATACCACACCCGCTCTCATCGCACTCAGGGCGCGTGGGCGCATCGTAGGGCCGCGCAGCGAGCGCGAAGTGCCGGTCGAAGAATTCGTGGTTTCCCCGGGGCGCACGATCCTGAAGCCGGGAGAATTGCTGGTCCAGCTGATGATTCCCGCACCCGCGCCCCATTCGAGCGACGCGTACCTGCGTTTCATACCGCGCAATGAAATGGATATCGCCGTGGTAGGCGTTGGTGCGTCGGTCACGCTGAATGGTGACACGATAAAGGCGGCGCGGATTGGTCTCGGTGCCGTAGCCGCGACCCCGCTCTTCGCCGACAAGGCATCGGAGTCGCTGATCGGCAAGAAGCTGGACGAGCACGCGTTGGCGACCGCAGCTCGGCTGGCCAGCGAACAGGCGTCTCCGATAGACGACATGCGTGGAACCGCCGAGTATCGCATCCACGTGACGGGAGTTCTGACGCGACGCGCACTGACGATCGCGACGGAGCGCGCGCGCAAACACTGA
- a CDS encoding (2Fe-2S)-binding protein, translated as MAKKTLVEANINGEVVEFLCEPRQSLLECLRDVLELTGSKEGCLTGDCGACSVLVDGRAVCSCLMLGVEAQGKNIRTVEGLADGTTLHPLQQKFLEHASLQCGICTPGFLMSATALLERNSNPTEAEVRYALAGNLCRCTGYDKIVRAVLDAAGSIRSGVKTSRAA; from the coding sequence ATGGCGAAAAAAACCCTGGTTGAAGCCAATATCAACGGCGAAGTGGTGGAGTTCTTGTGCGAGCCCCGGCAGAGCTTGCTCGAATGCCTTCGCGACGTCCTGGAACTGACGGGCAGCAAGGAGGGATGCCTGACGGGAGACTGCGGCGCATGCAGCGTGCTGGTCGACGGCCGGGCGGTGTGCTCGTGCCTGATGCTTGGGGTGGAGGCTCAAGGCAAGAACATCCGCACCGTTGAAGGGCTCGCCGACGGGACGACACTGCATCCTCTGCAACAGAAATTCCTGGAGCATGCCAGCCTCCAGTGCGGTATTTGCACGCCGGGATTCCTGATGTCGGCGACCGCGCTGCTGGAGCGCAATTCGAACCCGACTGAGGCCGAGGTCCGCTATGCGCTAGCGGGGAACCTGTGTCGTTGCACCGGATACGATAAGATTGTTAGGGCGGTGCTCGACGCCGCCGGGTCCATAAGGTCTGGAGTCAAGACCAGCCGCGCCGCGTAG
- a CDS encoding xanthine dehydrogenase family protein molybdopterin-binding subunit, which produces MEGTTSNGKFKVIGTRPIRHDGIDKVIGRAKYGADYAFPGMLHGKVLRSPHAHAKIKSINTAKALKLPGVKAVVTAADLPEAANRLEQAGEMAINPHYLSMNILARDKVLYDGHAVAAVAATSPHIAEEALKLIEVEYEVLPPVMTVDAGMKPGAPILLPDLRNREEGDKPTNVAQHYQFKRGDLEAGFKAADFVIEREFNTAMVHQGYIEPHNAVGIYNADGQATIYCSTQGAFDVRSLSAQVLGVPVGKIKVVPAEIGGGFGGKTTIYLEPLSVLLSKKTGHPVKLVMTRSEVLRASGPTSGSRIKVKMGATRDGKVVAAEVWMAYEAGAFPGSPVGAGAMCILAPYTIENLQIDAYDVVVNRPKTAAYRAPGASNAAMASETVIDEIAEKCAMDPLELRIKNGVREGSPQVVGPPFKRIGFIETCEAIKHSDHYNSKLTGAHRGRGVASGFWFNAGMQSSATVNIHTDGTASVVTGSPDIGGSRASMAMITAEVLGLAVTDVRPVVADTDSIGHTDVTGGSRVTFATGMAVYEAAQDAVRQLRERAAKVWEVKPEDVQLVDGAVSVKDTASFEKGEGKTPMTIKELATKLARTGGPITGRASVNARGVGPAFATTLVDVEVDPDTGKVQVLRCTIAQDVGKAIHPSYVEGQMQGGTAQGIGWGLNEEYFYDDKGVLRNTGLLDYRMPTCLDLPLIETAIVEVPNPGHPLGVRGVGEVSIVPPPAALANAIYRATGVRMTETPMSPPRVLKEMLKKRTGEESQSAAAD; this is translated from the coding sequence ATGGAAGGGACCACTTCTAACGGCAAGTTCAAGGTAATCGGAACCCGGCCGATCCGTCACGACGGAATCGACAAGGTAATCGGCCGCGCCAAGTATGGCGCCGACTATGCGTTTCCTGGCATGCTGCACGGCAAGGTGCTGCGCAGCCCCCACGCGCACGCGAAGATAAAATCGATCAACACTGCGAAGGCGCTCAAGCTGCCGGGGGTCAAGGCGGTGGTGACGGCGGCCGACCTGCCGGAAGCGGCCAACCGGCTCGAACAGGCCGGCGAGATGGCGATCAACCCCCACTATCTGTCGATGAACATCCTGGCGCGTGACAAGGTGCTCTACGACGGGCATGCGGTGGCGGCAGTCGCCGCGACCAGCCCCCACATAGCCGAAGAAGCGCTCAAGCTGATCGAAGTCGAATACGAAGTGCTACCGCCAGTCATGACGGTGGATGCCGGGATGAAACCGGGAGCGCCCATTCTGCTGCCCGATTTGCGCAACCGCGAAGAGGGCGACAAGCCGACCAACGTCGCGCAGCACTACCAGTTCAAGCGCGGCGATCTCGAGGCGGGTTTCAAAGCCGCGGATTTCGTGATCGAGCGTGAATTCAACACCGCGATGGTCCATCAGGGCTATATCGAGCCGCACAACGCAGTCGGCATATACAATGCCGACGGCCAGGCAACCATCTATTGCTCGACGCAGGGTGCTTTCGATGTGCGCTCGCTGAGCGCGCAGGTGCTCGGCGTTCCAGTCGGAAAGATCAAAGTGGTACCGGCCGAGATCGGTGGTGGCTTCGGCGGCAAGACGACCATCTACCTCGAGCCGCTCTCGGTGCTGCTTTCCAAGAAGACCGGCCACCCGGTGAAGCTGGTGATGACGCGCTCGGAAGTGTTGCGCGCATCCGGGCCAACCTCCGGTTCGCGGATCAAAGTGAAGATGGGTGCGACGCGGGACGGTAAGGTAGTCGCGGCGGAAGTGTGGATGGCCTACGAGGCGGGCGCGTTTCCCGGCTCGCCAGTCGGCGCCGGCGCGATGTGCATTCTCGCGCCTTATACCATTGAGAATCTGCAGATCGACGCCTACGACGTAGTCGTGAATCGTCCCAAGACAGCGGCCTACCGCGCCCCAGGCGCGAGCAATGCCGCGATGGCCAGCGAGACGGTTATCGACGAGATCGCGGAGAAGTGCGCAATGGACCCGCTCGAGCTGCGCATCAAGAACGGCGTACGCGAAGGCTCGCCGCAGGTGGTCGGTCCGCCTTTCAAACGCATCGGATTCATCGAGACCTGCGAAGCTATCAAGCACAGCGATCATTACAACTCCAAGCTGACCGGTGCGCATCGAGGGCGCGGGGTTGCATCGGGCTTCTGGTTCAACGCCGGCATGCAATCGTCGGCGACGGTTAACATCCACACCGACGGTACAGCTAGCGTCGTCACCGGATCGCCGGATATTGGCGGTTCGCGCGCCTCGATGGCAATGATCACGGCTGAAGTGCTCGGGCTTGCGGTTACCGACGTGCGTCCGGTGGTGGCAGATACCGACTCGATCGGCCACACCGATGTGACGGGCGGAAGCCGGGTCACGTTCGCGACCGGAATGGCGGTCTACGAAGCAGCGCAGGATGCAGTCCGCCAGCTCCGCGAGCGCGCGGCCAAGGTGTGGGAGGTGAAACCAGAGGATGTCCAGCTGGTCGACGGAGCGGTGAGCGTGAAGGATACGGCGAGCTTCGAAAAAGGCGAAGGCAAAACGCCGATGACGATCAAGGAGCTGGCGACCAAGCTCGCGCGCACTGGCGGCCCGATCACCGGACGGGCGAGCGTCAACGCGCGCGGCGTCGGCCCTGCCTTCGCGACTACCCTGGTCGATGTGGAAGTCGATCCGGATACCGGCAAGGTTCAAGTCCTGCGCTGCACCATCGCACAGGACGTCGGCAAGGCGATCCACCCGAGCTACGTTGAAGGGCAGATGCAGGGCGGCACCGCGCAGGGAATCGGCTGGGGCCTCAACGAAGAATACTTTTACGATGACAAGGGCGTGCTGCGTAACACCGGATTGCTCGATTACCGGATGCCAACCTGCCTCGACCTGCCGCTGATCGAGACGGCGATCGTGGAGGTACCCAACCCGGGACATCCGCTGGGCGTGCGAGGGGTCGGTGAGGTTTCGATCGTTCCACCCCCGGCGGCCCTGGCCAATGCGATCTATCGTGCCACCGGAGTCCGTATGACCGAGACCCCGATGTCGCCGCCGCGTGTGCTCAAGGAAATGCTCAAGAAGCGTACTGGCGAAGAGAGTCAGTCAGCAGCAGCGGACTGA
- a CDS encoding MoaD/ThiS family protein produces the protein MATAIIPSLLRKFTNGEERVTARGRNVRELIADLNRQFPGLASHLLEGDDLKPSIAVSVDGEIGPGGIMEPIGESSEVHFLPAIGGGSGKPKGPRLNWSRSP, from the coding sequence ATGGCGACCGCAATCATTCCTTCACTGTTGCGAAAATTCACCAACGGCGAAGAACGGGTAACTGCTCGCGGCCGCAACGTGCGGGAATTGATCGCGGACCTGAACCGGCAGTTCCCAGGACTCGCCAGCCATCTCCTGGAAGGCGACGACCTGAAGCCATCCATTGCGGTCTCGGTCGACGGGGAGATTGGCCCGGGCGGAATAATGGAACCGATCGGGGAATCCAGCGAAGTTCACTTCCTGCCGGCGATTGGGGGCGGCAGCGGGAAACCCAAGGGGCCGCGCTTAAATTGGTCTCGATCACCGTAA
- a CDS encoding nuclear transport factor 2 family protein: MNLQEQKDRALTFLKNLDKPDPKTLEGLLANDVEFEVMGHLPGVAPIRGKDTLLKGLPVTLKQMFPNGLNLKFHTVIAEANHVAIQAESDTTAGNGKKYANRYHFYFRFDGDQIGQIREYNDTNHVREVFMS; encoded by the coding sequence ATGAATCTTCAAGAACAAAAGGACCGCGCCCTCACGTTTCTCAAAAACCTCGACAAGCCCGATCCGAAGACGTTGGAGGGCCTGCTCGCCAACGATGTCGAGTTCGAAGTGATGGGTCACCTGCCGGGCGTTGCCCCGATCAGGGGCAAAGATACGCTCCTCAAGGGCCTGCCGGTCACCCTGAAGCAGATGTTCCCCAACGGGCTCAACCTGAAATTCCATACCGTCATCGCGGAAGCTAACCACGTCGCGATCCAAGCCGAATCAGATACCACGGCGGGAAACGGAAAGAAGTACGCCAATCGGTATCACTTCTATTTCCGATTCGATGGCGACCAGATCGGACAAATCCGCGAGTATAATGACACCAATCACGTCCGCGAAGTCTTTATGAGTTAA
- a CDS encoding universal stress protein: protein MIQNVKKVLAPLDFSEHSAEALRNAWELTRDVNGELHIVHVVGQHFTIVEGSRELARETAMEEQAEEELARLKKDELGDSDKVSTAVLLGPPAAKLVEYAKQNNVDLIVLPAFGHSGSDYALIGGVTEKLVRNSPCSVLVLKTRRE from the coding sequence ATGATTCAAAACGTAAAGAAGGTACTGGCCCCGCTTGACTTCTCGGAGCATTCGGCCGAGGCGTTACGCAACGCCTGGGAACTCACCCGCGATGTCAACGGTGAGCTGCATATCGTTCACGTCGTGGGACAGCATTTCACCATCGTAGAGGGCAGCAGAGAACTCGCACGTGAAACCGCCATGGAGGAGCAGGCGGAAGAAGAACTGGCCCGTCTCAAAAAGGACGAGCTGGGAGACTCCGACAAAGTAAGCACCGCGGTCCTCCTAGGGCCACCCGCTGCGAAGCTGGTCGAATACGCGAAGCAAAACAATGTCGATCTGATCGTGCTGCCAGCGTTCGGTCACTCGGGATCTGATTATGCCCTCATCGGCGGCGTGACCGAAAAACTGGTGCGCAATTCCCCCTGCTCCGTGCTGGTACTGAAAACCCGCCGGGAATAG
- a CDS encoding alcohol dehydrogenase catalytic domain-containing protein, with product MKATVFHGPRDVRVETVPDPIVKSPTDAIVRITRAAICGSDLHSYHGNQPVVPGFVLGHEGVGVVEEIGKAVGHLKKGQRVVVAGAVACGQCFFCRRGQVAQCSVSGAAVFGYGKNFAGTFGEIGGEQAEAVTVPLADYTCYALPDSISDEAAIFLADILPTGYFGALNGDIRPGDTVAIFGCGPVGLCAIIAAQLFGPAEVIAVDNFPYRLALARKLGASAVKVEDAQNTILDHTEGRGADVAIEAVGHISALEAAFQAVRGGGTLSMVGVISDPAISFPMMQAFMKDLTFRTGLANIRSNIPHLAKLIERAKIDPRPIISHTLALDETPYGYKIFDARTEGALKVLIKP from the coding sequence ATGAAAGCGACTGTCTTCCACGGCCCGCGCGACGTTCGCGTCGAGACCGTCCCTGATCCGATTGTTAAGTCGCCGACCGACGCGATCGTACGAATTACCCGCGCGGCGATATGCGGTTCCGACCTGCATTCCTATCACGGCAATCAGCCAGTTGTTCCGGGCTTCGTGCTCGGGCATGAAGGGGTCGGCGTGGTGGAGGAGATCGGGAAGGCGGTCGGGCACCTGAAGAAGGGTCAACGCGTGGTGGTCGCAGGCGCGGTAGCGTGCGGCCAGTGTTTCTTCTGCCGGCGCGGCCAGGTCGCACAATGTTCCGTGAGTGGCGCTGCAGTTTTCGGCTACGGCAAAAATTTTGCCGGCACCTTCGGAGAAATAGGCGGAGAACAGGCGGAGGCGGTGACCGTACCGCTGGCCGACTACACTTGTTATGCGTTGCCCGACTCGATTTCAGATGAGGCGGCGATATTTCTGGCCGACATACTGCCGACCGGATATTTCGGCGCACTCAACGGCGACATCCGCCCGGGCGACACGGTGGCGATTTTCGGGTGTGGGCCGGTGGGGCTTTGTGCGATCATTGCGGCGCAGCTTTTCGGACCCGCCGAAGTCATCGCGGTCGATAACTTTCCCTACCGCCTCGCATTGGCGCGCAAGCTCGGCGCGAGCGCGGTGAAAGTCGAAGACGCGCAAAACACCATCCTCGATCACACGGAGGGACGCGGGGCCGATGTCGCGATCGAAGCGGTCGGCCACATCTCCGCTCTCGAAGCTGCCTTTCAGGCGGTGCGCGGCGGCGGGACGCTCTCGATGGTGGGGGTGATAAGCGACCCGGCGATCAGTTTTCCGATGATGCAGGCGTTCATGAAGGACCTGACGTTCCGTACCGGGCTCGCGAATATCCGCAGCAACATCCCGCATCTCGCCAAACTCATCGAGCGCGCCAAAATCGATCCCCGTCCAATCATCAGCCACACGCTTGCGCTCGACGAAACGCCCTATGGCTACAAGATTTTCGATGCGCGCACCGAAGGCGCGCTTAAAGTGTTGATCAAACCCTGA
- a CDS encoding enoyl-CoA hydratase/isomerase family protein, whose amino-acid sequence MAEELVKSRIEGELAYIALNRPEKRNAVSGAMLEALPRALMEVSRAEVRAVILYGEGEVFSAGIDFKSLTGDTGASSGANGGPDLARFRHFVGESQAALNRIESIEKPVIGAIHGYAGGLGLEIALACDARIVAKGTRLGMPEVRVGLVPDVGGTTRLARTVGYARAKELIMTARLVDADEAERIGLVNRVVAPGSHIVAAEELAREMARNAPAAVGLAKRIIDRGYGLDKMTFMELEILAQSSLLMTEDFREGARALAERREPRFKGR is encoded by the coding sequence ATGGCTGAAGAACTAGTCAAAAGCAGAATCGAAGGTGAACTCGCGTATATCGCGCTCAACCGGCCGGAGAAGCGCAACGCGGTAAGTGGTGCGATGCTGGAGGCGCTGCCGCGCGCGCTTATGGAGGTGAGCCGCGCGGAGGTCCGCGCGGTGATTCTGTACGGCGAGGGCGAAGTCTTCTCGGCTGGAATAGATTTCAAATCGCTCACCGGCGATACCGGAGCGTCGTCGGGAGCGAACGGTGGGCCTGATCTGGCCCGCTTTCGGCATTTCGTTGGCGAATCGCAGGCCGCGCTCAATCGCATCGAATCGATCGAGAAGCCGGTCATCGGCGCGATCCATGGTTACGCGGGAGGCCTGGGCCTCGAGATCGCACTGGCCTGCGACGCTCGGATCGTAGCCAAAGGAACCCGCCTGGGCATGCCTGAGGTCCGGGTTGGCCTGGTGCCTGACGTGGGCGGAACCACGCGGCTTGCGCGCACGGTTGGTTATGCGCGTGCGAAGGAATTGATCATGACGGCGCGACTGGTCGATGCCGACGAGGCCGAGCGCATCGGGCTGGTGAACCGGGTGGTGGCGCCTGGCAGCCATATCGTGGCCGCGGAAGAACTGGCCCGCGAGATGGCACGTAACGCTCCGGCGGCGGTGGGCCTGGCGAAACGGATCATCGACCGCGGCTACGGTCTGGACAAAATGACGTTCATGGAGCTGGAGATCCTCGCGCAGAGCTCGTTGCTCATGACCGAGGATTTTCGCGAGGGCGCCCGGGCGCTGGCCGAGCGTCGCGAGCCCAGATTCAAGGGCCGCTGA
- the mtnA gene encoding S-methyl-5-thioribose-1-phosphate isomerase, giving the protein MAVKTIEWRADTVRMIDQRLLPTREVIRIYRDFRGVAGAIRTMVIRGAPAIGVAAAMGVALGLKGFRGENALKRFALVAKTLRSTRPTAVNLAWAVERMHRVLEANLALDEPALFRRLREEAISIYQEDLAANRSLGRYGAELLDDPAAVLTHCNAGALATAGYGTALGVVRAAREAGKTIEVYADETRPFLQGSRLTAWELRKDHIPVTVIADNMAATVLSQGRVNCVIVGTDRTAANGDVANKIGTYPLAVMARRHGVPFYVAAPLSSVDLECASGEAIPIEQRSPKEIIEFSGKRVAPKGVAVFNPAFDVTPAELVSAIITERGVARAPYRESLRALKESS; this is encoded by the coding sequence ATGGCAGTCAAGACCATCGAATGGCGTGCCGATACGGTCAGGATGATCGATCAACGATTGCTCCCGACGCGAGAGGTAATACGTATCTATCGGGACTTTCGAGGGGTTGCTGGTGCCATTCGCACGATGGTCATTCGCGGCGCTCCCGCGATCGGGGTCGCGGCGGCGATGGGAGTCGCTCTCGGTCTCAAGGGTTTCCGCGGCGAGAATGCCTTGAAACGGTTTGCGCTGGTGGCAAAAACCCTACGCTCCACCCGTCCCACTGCGGTCAACCTCGCGTGGGCGGTAGAGCGGATGCACCGGGTGCTCGAAGCAAATCTGGCCCTTGACGAACCAGCGCTGTTCCGCAGATTGCGCGAAGAGGCGATTTCGATCTACCAGGAAGACCTGGCGGCCAATCGTTCACTAGGCCGCTACGGCGCCGAACTCCTGGACGATCCCGCCGCGGTGCTCACGCATTGCAATGCAGGAGCTCTTGCGACGGCGGGCTACGGCACCGCGCTGGGAGTAGTTCGCGCTGCACGCGAGGCGGGTAAGACCATCGAGGTGTATGCAGATGAGACTCGGCCCTTTCTGCAGGGTTCGCGCCTGACCGCGTGGGAGCTTCGCAAAGATCACATCCCGGTAACTGTGATTGCCGACAACATGGCCGCTACGGTCTTGTCCCAGGGCCGTGTGAACTGTGTCATCGTTGGTACGGACCGCACCGCGGCCAACGGTGATGTAGCCAACAAGATCGGTACCTATCCGCTCGCGGTGATGGCACGCCGTCACGGGGTGCCCTTCTATGTTGCTGCGCCGCTGTCGTCGGTCGATTTAGAGTGTGCTTCCGGCGAGGCGATTCCAATCGAGCAACGCAGTCCCAAGGAGATAATCGAGTTCTCCGGAAAACGGGTAGCTCCGAAAGGAGTAGCGGTTTTCAATCCGGCATTCGATGTAACTCCAGCCGAGTTGGTAAGCGCGATCATCACTGAGCGCGGCGTTGCGCGCGCCCCCTATCGCGAGAGTTTGCGCGCTCTCAAGGAGAGCAGCTGA